The following coding sequences lie in one Bacillus rossius redtenbacheri isolate Brsri chromosome 13, Brsri_v3, whole genome shotgun sequence genomic window:
- the LOC134538483 gene encoding gastrula zinc finger protein XlCGF8.2DB-like isoform X10 → MAEGVCVEEDPVKPEPFETVLLPVKEEIESEDEADGGETAESRVKVKEEVAVEDFQASEQLQEAASLSVCVESNDLSIMEERTKDEKDLEPVCFGEKSQSVKQTSNLMCPSELDNNTNETLNLRRSISCSQCSANFSEISSLKRHWKRHTGEKPFSCSQCSAKFFVKYHLTEHFRIHTGEKPFSCTQCSKAFSQKNNLITHLRTHTGEKPFSCSFCSAKFISNSYLKVHMRSHTGEKPFSCSYCSTAFTQKVNLNAHLKTHTGEKRFSCSYCSSKFFDKSHLIVHFRTHIGGEKPFSCSFCSAKFYTKSSLSRHVRYHTGVKPFSCLYCFSKFTEKSNLFVHLRTHTGEKPFSCSLCFSNFVTKSSLRRHISSHNSQ, encoded by the exons ATGGCTGAAGGTGTGTGTGTTGAGGAGGACCCAGTGAAGCCTGAGCCGTTTGAAACAGTGCTCCTGCCCGTCAAGGAAGAGATTGAG AGTGAAGACGAGGCTGATGGAGGTGAGACAGCCGAGAGCAGGGTGAAGGTGAAGGAAGAGGTAGCCGTTGAAGACTTCCAGGCGAGTGAGCAGCTACAAGAGGCTGCCTCGCTATCAG tgtgcgtGGAAAGCAATGACTTGTCCATAATGGAAGAAAGAACTAAGGATGAAAAGGACTTGGAACCTGTATGTTTTGGGGAAAAATCTCAAAGCGTGAAGCAAACATCGAATCTTATGTGCCCCAGTGAGTTAGATAATAATACCAATGAAACACTAAATTTAAGGAGATCCATCTCATGTTCACAGTGTTCTGCTAATTTCAGTGAAATTAGTTCTCTTAAGAGACATTGGAAAAGACATACTGGTGAAAAGCCATTTTCATGTTCACAATGTTCTGCTAAGTTTTTTGTAAAGTATCATTTAACTGAACACTTCAGAATACACACAGGTGAGAAGCCATTCTCTTGTACACAATGTTCCAAAGCATTCAGTCAGAAGAATAATTTGATTACACATCTCAGAACACACACGGGTgagaagccattctcatgttcatttTGCTCAGCTAAGTTTATTAGCAATAGTTACCTTAAGGTACATATGAGATCACACACTGGTGAGAAGCCGTTCTCATGTTCATATTGTTCTACTGCGTTCACCCAAAAGGTTAATTTGAATGCCCACCTCAAAACACACACAGGTGAGAAACGATTCTCCTGTTCATATTGTTCTTCTAAATTTTTTGATAAGAGCCATTTGATTGTACACTTTAGAACACATATTGGTGGTGAGAAACCATTCTCATGTTCCTTCTGTTCGGCTAAGTTCTATACAAAGAGTTCACTTAGCAGACACGTAAGATATCACACTGGTGTAAAGCCATTCTCATGTTTATATTGTTTTTCTAAATTTACTGAAAAGAGCAATTTGTTTGTTCACCTTAGAACACATACAGGTgagaagccattctcatgttcattaTGTTTTTCTAATTTTGTAACAAAGAGTTCACTTAGGAGACATATAAGCTCACACAACagtcaataa